A genomic region of Oryza glaberrima chromosome 1, OglaRS2, whole genome shotgun sequence contains the following coding sequences:
- the LOC127774684 gene encoding protein PAT1 homolog 1-like, which translates to MRGVESGGGGGGASSSSPAAAGNFDAGQYAFFGKEPLEGLELSCLEDGGGDGNGGGFSGPEDGLYRLSSVGEEIDNLSNLSEIDDLASTFAKLNRSISGTRNPGVIGDRRSISRGSSLTVDWAEDAEFPNWVDQDILEGEELQESKRWWSQSRSLGQQGDAKPLSRTSSYPQQPLQHRASEPIVAPQSPPFTSFPPPGARSPYTAQGLTRHGSIPSVGAGLQMGSPSMSLPSSSYHMAGLSHGLPYGGSVSFGSPNLPGSNPIQNDWPNQANPYAVDQFNLLPNMLQKQISLPNSPMSSLLFSQQQQRLAQVQVQPSHQNYLNLPPHLFYQHHSPELTGRFDSISNVPSLRDKRSRSGRGKHSTRFSQPLTDTGSQNGDSGGLKFRSKYMSSEEIESILRMQHSASHSSDPYVVDYYHQACIAKKGASSRQKANFAPTSMKDLPSKSRSSSDHHAYLQVDALGRVSFSSIRRPRSLLEVDLPSSGDGSHDQKSSLRPLEKEPMLAARVTVEDAICLLLEVDDIDRLLQSSQAQDNSFQLRRRRQVLLEGLATSLQLVDPLGPSKSSHSSGLAPKDDLVFLRIVSLPKGRKLLSRYLRLLTPGSELTRIICMAIFRHLRYLFGGLPSDSSAAETTVALAKTVSSCVLHMELGALSACLAAVVCSSEQPPLRPLASSAGDGASLIIKSVLDRATELLTDHHAAASYTVSNRTLWQASFDAFFGLLTKYCLSKYESIKQMFVMQSPCSVTGSEVSKATSREMPVELLRASLPHTNDQQRQLLLDFAQRTMPVTGINPTGANGGYITSESVPG; encoded by the exons ATGCGGGGTGTCGAGtcgggtggcggaggcggcggcgcgtcttcttcctcccccgccgccgcag GTAATTTTGATGCTGGGCAGTACGCCTTCTTCGGGAAGGAGCCACTGGAGGGACTCGAGCTCAGTTGCTtggaggatggcggcggtgatggcaaTGGCGGTGGATTCAGCGGGCCAGAAGATGGGCTGTACCGGCTCTCTTCTGTTGGAGAAGAG ATTGATAATCTGAGTAACTTGTCAGAAATTGATGATCTTGCGAGCACTTTTGCAAAG TTGAACCGAAGCATTAGTGGAACACGGAATCCTGGTGTTATTGGTGACAGAAGATCCATCTCAAGAGGAA GTTCTCTAACTGTTGATTGGGCTGAAGATGCTGAGTTTCCCAACTGGGTAGATCAAGACATATTAGAGGGTGAGGAACTTCAGGAAAGTAAAAGATGGTGGTCACAGTCACGTTCTCTTGGGCAGCAAGGGGATGCCAAACCATTGAGCCGAACATCTTCATATCCTCAACAACCATTGCAGCACCGCGCAAGTGAACCTATCGTTGCACCACAATCTCCTCCATTTACATCCTTTCCACCTCCAGGTGCTAGATCACCTTATACTGCTCAAGGCCTTACACGTCATGGGAGCATTCCATCAGTTGGTGCTGGTCTACAAATGGGTTCTCCAAGCATGTCACTTCCAAGTTCTTCATATCATATGGCTGGACTATCTCATGGACTACCATATGGAGGGAGCGTGTCCTTTGGTTCTCCAAATCTTCCTGGAAGCAATCCAATACAAAATGATTGGCCAAACCAAGCCAACCCGTATGCTGTGGATCAATTTAATCTACTTCCGAACATGTTACAGAAACAAATATCACTTCCAAATAGCCCAATGTCATCACTGCTATTTTCTCAACAGCAGCAGAGATTGGCACAAGTTCAAGTCCAGCCATCCCATCAGAATTACCTAAATTTACCACCTCACCTATTTTACCAACATCACTCCCCAGAGTTAACAGGAAGGTTTGATTCTATCAGCAATGTTCCTTCATTGAGAGACAAGAGGTCAAGGTCAGGAAGGGGAAAACACAGCACACGTTTTTCTCAACCATTGACTGATACTGGTAGTCAAAATGGTGATAGTGGTGGACTAAAATTCAGGTCTAAGTACATGTCATCTGAAGAGATCGAATCTATCTTAAGAATGCAGCATTCAGCAAGTCACAGCAGTGATCCTTATGTAGTTGATTATTACCATCAAGCTTGCATAGCAAAAAAGGGTGCCAGTTCCAGGCAAAAGGCCAATTTTGCCCCAACATCAATGAAAGACTTACCTTCCAAGTCCAGATCTAGCAGTGACCATCATGCATATCTTCAGGTTGATGCTCTAGGGAGGGTTTCTTTCTCTTCCATACGTAGGCCTCGGTCTCTTCTTGAAGTTGACCTTCCTTCATCTGGTGATGGTTCTCATGATCAGAAGTCTTCTCTGAGGCCCCTGGAGAAAGAACCAATGCTGGCAGCTAGAGTCACTGTTGAAGATGCCATCTGCCTACTTCTTGAGGTGGATGATATTGACCGTCTATTGCAGTCTAGCCAGGCACAAGATAACAGTTTCCAACTGAGGCGAAGACGGCAGGTCCTCCTTGAAGGTCTAGCTACATCACTTCAGCTTGTTGACCCTCTTGGTCCGAGCAAATCAAGCCATTCATCTGGATTGGCCCCTAAGGATGATCTTGTTTTTCTTCGGATTGTTTCTCTTCCTAAAGGACGCAAACTTTTGTCACGGTACCTTCGACTTCTTACCCCTGGAAGCGAGTTGACCCGTATAATATGCATGGCTATTTTTCGACATCTGAGGTACTTGTTTGGGGGTTTACCATCAGATTCTAGTGCAGCAGAAACAACAGTTGCTCTTGCAAAGACTGTTTCATCTTGTGTGCTCCATATGGAACTAGGTGCTCTTAGTGCTTGCCTTGCTGCTGTCGTATGTTCATCTGAGCAGCCACCTCTGCGTCCTCTTGCTAGCTCTGCTGGTGATGGGGCTTCTCTTATTATTAAATCAGTACTGGACCGAGCAACCGAGTTGCTGACTGACCACCATGCTGCAGCCAGCTATACAGTGTCAAACCGAACTCTCTGGCAGGCATCATTTGATGCTTTCTTTGGACTCCTGACAAAATACTGCCTCAGTAAGTATGAAAGTATTAAGCAGATGTTTGTCATGCAGTCACCATGCTCTGTAACTGGATCTGAAGTCTCGAAAGCAACCAGCAGGGAGATGCCAGTTGAGTTGCTACGTGCAAGCCTTCCTCATACAAACGATCAGCAACGCCAGCTGCTGCTTGATTTTGCTCAGCGAACAATGCCAGTGACCGGTATTAATCCCACTGGGGCAAATGGTGGGTACATCACCTCTGAGTCTGTTCCTGGTTGA
- the LOC127763862 gene encoding lipoyl synthase 1, chloroplastic, which translates to MMQSSLARPLPRPPIRPACGNPVCRSRPGSVSVARCRAEAAPPAPAPAARRAAGPYTGRDPEVKKPAWLRQRAAQGEKYARLRESIGELKLNTVCVEAQCPNIGECWNGGGGAGGEGDGIATATIMVLGDTCTRGCRFCAVKTSNKPPPPDPLEPLNTALAVASWGVDYVVLTSVDRDDLPDGGSSHFAQTVRALKELKPGILVECLTSDFRGDLEAVSALANSGLDVFAHNIETVRSLQRIVRDPRAGYDQSLAVLKHAKSCKEGMITKSSIMLGLGETDEEVKQAMIDLRAIGVDILTLGQYLQPTERHLTVREYVTPEKFQFWKEYGESVGFRYVASGPLVRSSYRAGELFVQNLVRNNKPKLPASS; encoded by the exons ATGATGCAGAGCTCGCTCGCGCGGCCGTTGCCGCGGCCCCCGATCCGGCCGGCCTGCGGGAACCCTGTCTGCCGGAGCCGGCCCGGCTCGGTCTCCGTGGCCCGGTGCCGCGCGGAGGCTgcgccgccggctccggcgccggcggcgcgtagGGCGGCGGGGCCGTACACCGGGAGGGACCCGGAGGTGAAGAAGCCGGCGTGGCTGCGGCAGCGTGCGGCGCAAGGGGAGAAGTACGCGCGGCTGCGGGAGTCGATCGGCGAGCTCAAGCTCAACACCGTCTGCGTCGAGGCCCAGTGCCCCAACATCGGCGAG TGCTGGAAcggtgggggaggggcgggCGGGGAAGGCGACGGCATCGCCACGGCGACCATCATGGTGCTCGGTGATACCTGTACGCGCGGCTGCCGTTTCTGTGCCGTGAAGACTAGCAACAAGCCTCCACCACCGGATCCCCTGGAGCCTCTGAACACGGCCTTGGCAGTTGCAAGCTGGGG AGTGGACTATGTTGTACTGACCAGTGTTGACAGAGATGACTTGCCTGATGGTGGTAGCAGCCATTTTGCGCAGACAGTGAGAGCTTTAAAG GAGCTCAAACCTGGGATACTGGTGGAGTGCTTGACCTCAGATTTTCGAGGTGACCTGGAGGCTGTTTCAGCTTTGGCCAACTCTGGTCTGGATGTATTTGCGCACAACATCGAGACTGTGAGGAGCCTGCAAAGAATTGTTAGGGATCCTCGAGCAGG ATATGATCAGAGCTTAGCTGTTCTGAAGCATGCAAAAAGTTGCAAAGAGGGTATGATAACTAAGTCCTCTATCATGCTTGGTCTTGGAGAGACTGACGAGGAGGTGAAACAAGCCATGATTGACTTAAGGGCCATTGGTGTTGATATCTTGACACTGGGCCAGTATTTGCAG CCCACTGAAAGACATTTGACAGTAAGGGAGTATGTAACTCCTGAGAAGTTCCAATTTTGGAAGGAGTATGGAGAATCGGTGGGTTTCCGCTATGTTGCTAGTGGACCCCTG gttcgGTCTTCATATCGTGCAGGAGAGCTCTTTGTCCAAAATTTGGTCAGGAATAACAAACCTAAGCTACCTGCTTCATCTTAG